Proteins encoded within one genomic window of Bacillus sp. 1NLA3E:
- the fni gene encoding type 2 isopentenyl-diphosphate Delta-isomerase has translation MTRSERKWDHIRYALKTIQERKNSFEDITFVHRSLPNSSLDQIELSIKIGELLLSSPIFINAMTGGGGDRTFEINQNLAIAAKETGLAMAVGSQMAAIKDSKEKETYKIVRRMNPNGIVIGNLGWEATVEQAKLAVDLIEANAIQIHVNAIQELTMPEGDRDFRDALLRIEAIVNQVGVPVIVKEVGFGMSKDTVHNLASIGVTAIDVGGAGGTNFAKIENERRKQPYSFFNDWGISTPASIVEAKECKIPVTIIGSGGIQTSIEIAKAIALGANAVGMAGSFLKILLEEGIESLIQEIRNLHDELSVIMTALGASTIEEIQTVPVVLSGETYHWLSERGINTKQYSQRG, from the coding sequence GTGACGAGATCAGAACGAAAATGGGATCATATCCGATACGCTTTAAAAACAATTCAAGAACGAAAAAACAGTTTTGAGGATATCACCTTTGTTCATCGAAGTCTCCCGAACAGTAGCTTAGACCAAATTGAATTATCAATAAAAATTGGTGAACTTTTGTTGAGTTCACCAATTTTTATAAATGCTATGACGGGTGGCGGGGGTGATCGTACCTTTGAAATCAATCAGAACTTGGCGATCGCCGCTAAAGAAACAGGCTTAGCAATGGCGGTTGGTTCGCAAATGGCTGCCATAAAAGATAGTAAGGAAAAAGAAACTTATAAAATTGTTCGCAGAATGAATCCAAATGGAATCGTCATCGGAAACCTCGGCTGGGAGGCCACAGTTGAACAAGCAAAACTAGCTGTTGATCTCATTGAGGCAAATGCCATACAGATTCATGTTAATGCCATCCAAGAATTAACGATGCCTGAGGGTGATCGTGATTTTCGCGATGCATTATTAAGGATAGAAGCCATAGTTAACCAAGTTGGTGTCCCTGTCATTGTGAAAGAGGTTGGATTTGGAATGAGTAAGGACACCGTCCATAATTTAGCTTCAATCGGGGTGACCGCAATAGATGTTGGCGGAGCTGGTGGGACTAATTTCGCAAAAATCGAAAATGAACGCCGGAAACAGCCCTATTCATTTTTTAATGATTGGGGTATTTCAACACCTGCATCTATTGTTGAAGCAAAGGAATGTAAAATCCCCGTTACTATTATTGGTTCTGGAGGAATCCAAACAAGCATTGAAATTGCTAAAGCGATTGCTTTAGGTGCAAATGCAGTGGGAATGGCTGGATCATTTTTGAAAATATTATTGGAAGAGGGGATAGAATCCCTTATTCAAGAGATTAGGAATTTACATGATGAGCTTTCTGTCATCATGACTGCTCTTGGGGCCAGTACAATCGAGGAAATACAGACTGTCCCTGTGGTACTATCCGGTGAAACATACCATTGGCTTAGTGAACGAGGTATCAATACAAAACAATATAGTCAAAGAGGCTGA
- the rpsA gene encoding 30S ribosomal protein S1 yields MVEDMNQVEVSNFEVGDKVKGQVTKVEEKQVLVNIENSKLDGIIPISELSSLHVEKASDAVAEGDDLDLEVIKVEEEALILSKRKVDAEKAWDDLEAKFNSGEVFEAEIKDVVKGGLVVDLGVRGFVPASLVEAFFVEDFSDYKGQSLAFKIVELDKEKNRLILSHRIVVEEQKGKQKQNLIDSLEAGQVIEGTVQRITDFGAFVDIGGVDGLVHISQLSHQHVDKPSDVVQEGQSVQVKVLSVDRDNDRISLSIKDTLPGPWTNIAEKAPKGSTLTGVVKRIVSYGAFVEVFPGVEGLVHISQISHKHIATPHEVLKEGQEVQVKVLEVSEQDQRLSISIKELLEKEDDQNFDYELPEESKGFQLGEMIGDKLKNLKN; encoded by the coding sequence ATGGTAGAAGATATGAATCAAGTTGAAGTTTCAAATTTTGAAGTTGGTGACAAAGTTAAAGGCCAAGTAACAAAAGTGGAAGAAAAACAAGTTCTTGTGAATATTGAGAACAGCAAATTGGATGGGATTATCCCAATTAGCGAACTATCTAGCCTCCATGTAGAAAAAGCGTCTGATGCGGTTGCAGAAGGCGATGATTTAGATCTTGAAGTCATTAAAGTTGAGGAAGAAGCACTAATCTTATCAAAACGTAAAGTTGATGCTGAGAAAGCATGGGATGATTTAGAAGCAAAATTTAATAGTGGAGAAGTTTTTGAAGCTGAAATTAAAGACGTTGTTAAAGGCGGCTTAGTGGTTGACCTTGGTGTTCGCGGGTTTGTTCCTGCATCACTCGTTGAGGCCTTCTTTGTTGAAGACTTTTCTGACTATAAAGGGCAATCGCTTGCTTTTAAAATTGTTGAACTTGATAAAGAAAAAAATCGCCTAATCCTCTCTCATCGTATTGTTGTTGAAGAGCAAAAAGGTAAACAAAAGCAAAACTTGATTGATTCCTTGGAAGCAGGTCAAGTTATAGAGGGTACAGTCCAAAGAATTACTGATTTTGGGGCATTTGTAGATATCGGTGGTGTGGATGGACTTGTTCATATTTCTCAATTATCACACCAACATGTTGACAAGCCTTCTGATGTTGTACAAGAAGGTCAGAGTGTTCAAGTTAAAGTATTAAGTGTAGACCGCGATAATGATCGAATTTCGTTATCTATTAAGGATACTTTACCTGGACCGTGGACAAATATTGCTGAAAAAGCACCAAAAGGTAGTACTTTAACTGGTGTGGTAAAACGAATTGTTTCTTATGGAGCATTTGTTGAAGTATTCCCAGGAGTTGAAGGACTGGTCCATATTTCACAAATTTCCCATAAGCACATTGCTACTCCACATGAAGTATTAAAAGAAGGTCAAGAAGTTCAAGTTAAAGTGCTTGAAGTAAGCGAACAAGACCAACGTCTTTCTATAAGCATTAAAGAACTATTAGAAAAAGAAGATGATCAAAACTTTGATTATGAATTGCCTGAGGAGTCAAAAGGTTTTCAACTTGGAGAAATGATCGGAGATAAATTAAAGAATCTTAAGAACTAA
- a CDS encoding YpzI family protein, with the protein MGKDRQEKKLKASRRLESDRDQALHYPGATKLESPEEARKLNDSKYS; encoded by the coding sequence ATGGGCAAAGATCGCCAAGAAAAAAAATTAAAGGCTAGCAGAAGGCTCGAATCAGATCGTGATCAAGCACTTCACTATCCTGGAGCAACCAAGCTCGAAAGTCCCGAAGAAGCAAGAAAGCTAAACGACTCTAAATATAGTTAA